The Tepidibacter aestuarii genome contains a region encoding:
- a CDS encoding HlyD family secretion protein, which translates to MKKKTMVSLLLVVVVFGIVGFMIYKSNQPLVVKTVQLEKINYEEYHYEEGSVEPKKRMKVFSNGSGKIIDLFIEAGSAVKKGDAILSIDDDDLKYQLDILYAQKNSLAGEQKSEEQIVKNSELKLQEEAIELAKYEVDSVKKDLERKRKLFESGAISKTDFEQIEDQYKQAVGKLNIENFKFTTLKDRSKIGSGKNLYYAGQVEKIDLQIKQLEEKIDKMKVIAPIDGTISNLSLDKGDYISENQMLFEIFHAGLYEVESYVLAKEVKKLKIGMTAYLEVENQSKIETIKGKITFIAPNAIEVTSPLGLVEKKVKVLVEPQEDVKLIQGEEVDVKFITYSKDKAQVVSKDYIFPWMEGEGMWIIDDGKAKVLKIDKEFDSSSNVVLGKDIDEQTKVIITPYPEKIEEGAKVISK; encoded by the coding sequence ATGAAAAAAAAGACGATGGTTAGTTTATTGTTAGTAGTTGTGGTTTTTGGCATCGTTGGTTTTATGATTTATAAATCAAATCAACCTTTAGTGGTCAAAACTGTCCAATTAGAAAAAATCAATTATGAAGAATATCACTATGAAGAGGGTAGTGTTGAGCCAAAGAAGCGCATGAAGGTATTTAGTAATGGAAGTGGTAAGATTATAGATTTATTTATAGAAGCGGGGAGCGCTGTAAAAAAAGGAGATGCAATTTTAAGTATAGATGATGATGATTTAAAATATCAATTAGATATTTTATATGCTCAAAAAAATAGTTTAGCAGGAGAACAAAAATCTGAAGAACAAATTGTAAAAAATTCTGAGCTAAAACTCCAAGAAGAAGCTATAGAACTTGCAAAATATGAAGTAGATTCAGTGAAGAAAGATTTAGAAAGAAAAAGAAAACTTTTTGAAAGTGGAGCAATAAGCAAGACGGATTTTGAACAGATAGAAGATCAATATAAGCAAGCAGTTGGTAAATTAAATATAGAAAATTTTAAATTTACAACTTTAAAAGATAGATCAAAGATTGGAAGCGGTAAAAATCTATATTATGCAGGACAAGTAGAAAAAATAGATTTGCAAATTAAACAACTTGAAGAAAAAATAGATAAAATGAAAGTCATTGCGCCTATAGACGGAACAATATCAAATCTTTCATTAGATAAAGGAGACTATATATCAGAAAATCAAATGTTATTTGAAATCTTTCATGCTGGGCTTTATGAGGTAGAATCCTATGTTTTAGCAAAAGAAGTAAAAAAACTTAAGATAGGAATGACCGCATATTTAGAGGTTGAAAACCAAAGTAAAATAGAAACAATAAAGGGCAAAATTACATTTATAGCACCTAATGCTATAGAAGTTACTTCCCCCTTGGGTTTAGTAGAGAAAAAGGTTAAAGTGCTTGTTGAACCGCAAGAGGATGTTAAGTTAATCCAAGGAGAAGAAGTTGACGTGAAATTTATAACTTACAGTAAAGATAAGGCTCAAGTCGTATCTAAAGATTATATTTTTCCTTGGATGGAGGGTGAGGGCATGTGGATTATTGATGACGGAAAAGCTAAGGTATTAAAAATAGATAAAGAATTTGATTCATCATCTAATGTTGTGTTAGGAAAGGATATAGATGAACAAACAAAAGTTATTATTACACCTTATCCAGAAAAAATTGAGGAGGGAGCTAAGGTAATAAGCAAATAG
- a CDS encoding ABC transporter permease, with protein sequence MLLRKMMRDLWNQKGTYLASMILVILGILLYNMFSMLYESFSYSLDKYYKDYHFADGTLKVVGMPNHVVDDIIRIKEVKNATGRLEKRVRLLDKEREVIFQFISYDADKENRLNDIELLGGRMPNQNEREIIIGNNYFDAMKMELGDKLPVVVNGKRYNLTVVGYGRSPEFVYAKKNDNELISDPTSFDLTFMPYKSMCEMFDNVNQINNVAFSLYNEDEFETAKRKIKEVVYKYGIEEITSREDQISHATTTQEMDGIRSMTKTLPIMFLVISGVIIYIVLKRIIEQERTQIGVLKAFGISDFRILIHYISYSIIIGLIGGAIGFYIGISSVPSLIEMLGIGYNMPFVTAGLYKRYLVNSFILSLLFAIISGYAGAKNCLKLEPADAMRANVSVEGKEGLLDKFYWVIENLDIKIKMALRNIVRNKGRSLFILFGISITAALLCFPVAMSNMYDKMLMDQFTKIETYDMKISLNKYMDRKPIVRELKNKDGVTDVEPMMQFPVKIFNNWRSEEIIIISLPLNSKLYHLYDLNDDPVPLQADGMMLTHWMAKSLNIQEGDYVSLESPLFRNETMKKIKVTKIIPQYIGSNGYMNIDLVKELLDGRDAANALMVNGTKESLDKLKDDYDESEMIGTFDFREKIAAQFAEFMQQTTAMIGILVFFGLVTGFAVIYVSLTISLSERNRELATMLVVGMSEREVHQVLIIEQFIISIFGMALGVPLGKLLLVIFAETSSTEHFIMPSTVPIEAMFFSIVLTTISIIIPQIFGRRKIGKIIVTEALNARE encoded by the coding sequence ATGCTCCTAAGAAAAATGATGAGGGATCTGTGGAATCAGAAAGGAACATACTTAGCAAGTATGATTTTAGTTATTTTGGGCATTCTTCTTTACAATATGTTTTCTATGCTTTATGAGAGTTTTAGCTATTCATTAGATAAGTACTATAAAGATTATCACTTTGCGGATGGAACATTAAAGGTAGTTGGTATGCCAAATCATGTTGTAGATGATATTATAAGGATAAAAGAAGTAAAAAATGCCACAGGTAGACTAGAAAAACGTGTTCGTTTATTGGATAAGGAAAGAGAAGTTATTTTTCAGTTTATAAGCTATGATGCTGATAAGGAGAATAGGCTTAATGATATAGAATTGCTTGGAGGTAGGATGCCAAACCAAAATGAACGTGAGATTATAATTGGAAATAATTATTTTGATGCTATGAAGATGGAATTAGGAGATAAATTACCTGTAGTAGTAAATGGGAAGCGTTATAATTTAACGGTAGTAGGTTATGGAAGATCTCCTGAATTCGTTTATGCAAAAAAGAATGATAATGAGCTTATTTCTGATCCAACATCTTTTGATTTAACTTTTATGCCTTATAAATCCATGTGCGAAATGTTTGACAATGTAAATCAAATCAACAATGTTGCTTTTTCATTATATAATGAAGACGAATTTGAAACTGCAAAGAGAAAAATCAAAGAAGTTGTATACAAATATGGTATTGAAGAAATTACATCGAGAGAAGATCAGATTAGCCACGCTACAACAACTCAAGAGATGGATGGAATTCGTAGTATGACTAAAACTTTACCTATTATGTTTTTAGTTATATCAGGAGTAATTATTTATATTGTTTTAAAAAGGATTATAGAACAAGAGCGTACCCAAATTGGAGTCTTGAAGGCCTTTGGTATTAGTGATTTTAGAATACTTATTCATTATATTTCTTATTCTATAATAATAGGATTAATAGGAGGAGCGATAGGCTTTTATATAGGAATATCTTCTGTACCAAGTTTAATTGAAATGCTAGGAATCGGTTATAATATGCCTTTTGTTACAGCCGGATTATATAAAAGATATTTAGTAAATAGTTTTATTTTGTCATTATTGTTTGCCATTATTTCAGGTTATGCAGGAGCAAAAAACTGTTTAAAACTAGAACCTGCTGATGCAATGAGAGCTAATGTTAGTGTAGAAGGGAAAGAGGGTCTACTAGACAAATTTTATTGGGTAATTGAAAACCTAGATATAAAGATAAAGATGGCGTTAAGAAATATTGTAAGAAATAAAGGACGTAGTTTGTTTATTTTATTTGGTATTTCTATTACAGCAGCGTTACTTTGTTTTCCAGTAGCGATGAGTAATATGTATGACAAAATGTTGATGGATCAATTTACGAAGATTGAGACTTATGACATGAAAATTTCTCTAAATAAATACATGGATCGTAAACCTATTGTAAGGGAATTGAAGAATAAGGATGGTGTAACGGATGTGGAGCCTATGATGCAATTCCCGGTTAAAATCTTTAATAATTGGAGGAGTGAAGAGATTATAATTATTAGTTTACCTCTTAATAGTAAACTCTATCACCTATATGACTTAAATGATGACCCTGTGCCATTACAAGCAGATGGAATGATGTTGACCCACTGGATGGCTAAAAGCCTTAATATACAAGAAGGGGACTATGTGAGTCTAGAAAGTCCACTTTTTAGAAATGAAACAATGAAAAAAATAAAGGTTACTAAAATTATTCCACAATATATTGGATCAAACGGCTATATGAATATTGATTTAGTTAAAGAACTACTAGATGGAAGAGATGCAGCAAATGCATTAATGGTTAATGGAACAAAGGAATCTTTAGACAAATTAAAAGATGACTATGATGAATCAGAAATGATAGGAACTTTTGATTTTCGTGAAAAAATTGCAGCGCAATTTGCTGAATTTATGCAGCAGACTACTGCGATGATTGGCATTTTAGTATTTTTCGGTTTGGTTACAGGTTTTGCTGTTATTTATGTATCCCTCACTATATCTTTATCAGAACGAAATCGTGAACTAGCAACAATGTTAGTGGTAGGTATGAGTGAAAGAGAAGTACATCAAGTGTTGATAATTGAACAATTTATTATTTCGATTTTTGGTATGGCTCTAGGGGTTCCATTGGGAAAATTATTGCTTGTAATCTTTGCTGAAACCAGTAGTACAGAACATTTCATCATGCCATCTACCGTACCCATAGAGGCCATGTTTTTTAGTATTGTACTAACCACTATATCTATTATCATCCCACAAATATTTGGACGAAGAAAAATAGGTAAAATAATTGTGACAGAAGCATTAAATGCACGTGAATAA
- a CDS encoding ABC transporter ATP-binding protein, producing the protein MENKKDIKEPILIAKNLNKIYINGEIQTHVVKEVNFSIYEGDFIVILGPSGSGKSTLMNLIGGMDSITSGELFYKNQAVHKFNKKAMSLYRRNVIGFVFQFYNLLPSLNCFENVSLSAELSKHPLPVKEILQKVGLEEREKHFPSQLSGGQQQRVALARAIVKSPEILLCDEPTGALDSQTSQQILELLREINKEYKKTVIVISHDHELLKFADRCLLIRDGYLTEKEEF; encoded by the coding sequence ATGGAAAATAAAAAAGATATCAAAGAGCCTATCTTGATTGCCAAAAATCTAAATAAGATATATATAAATGGAGAGATTCAGACTCATGTTGTAAAGGAGGTTAATTTTTCAATATATGAAGGAGATTTTATTGTAATATTAGGACCCAGCGGTTCGGGTAAAAGTACCTTGATGAACCTTATTGGAGGGATGGATAGTATAACGTCAGGAGAACTTTTTTATAAAAATCAAGCTGTTCATAAGTTTAATAAAAAAGCCATGTCTTTATATAGAAGAAATGTAATTGGCTTTGTATTTCAGTTTTACAACTTGCTTCCAAGTCTAAATTGTTTTGAAAATGTTTCTTTATCAGCAGAACTATCAAAACATCCATTACCAGTAAAAGAGATTCTACAGAAAGTAGGTTTAGAGGAGAGAGAAAAGCACTTTCCATCACAACTTTCTGGAGGTCAACAGCAAAGAGTTGCACTTGCAAGGGCAATCGTTAAATCACCAGAAATATTACTCTGTGATGAGCCAACAGGTGCCCTAGATTCTCAAACTAGCCAGCAAATTCTAGAACTATTAAGAGAAATCAACAAAGAATATAAGAAAACAGTCATTGTTATTAGTCATGATCATGAACTATTAAAGTTTGCTGATAGATGCTTGCTTATCCGTGATGGTTATTTAACGGAGAAGGAGGAATTCTAA